The Mangrovivirga cuniculi genomic sequence AAAGAAGTCATTGGTTGTTCTGAAGGTAGAAGTGATAAAAACTGGGTAGATTTTGACTTTTACGGTCACCAGTTGGTTATTCATTATAAACCCGGAACTGGTGATTCCTCTTTACATACCAACCCGGTAGATGGACATGATGTTCCTGTACCTCATTTTGGTGTTGTATTGGAGTGGAATGATTGGCATACACTTTCGGAGAGGTTACAAAAGGAGGGAATAAATTTTGAAATAGAACCTCATATCCGCTTTCAGGGTCAGCCCGGGGAGCAGGCAACAATGTTTTTTTATGATCCGGCAGGAAATGCTTTGGAGTTTAAGTCTTTTAAAGATCCAAAAAACCTTTTTGCAAAGTAGTGCTGATTATATAGGTCGCTAAAATTTTATAATCTTATTTCATTAACCTTTTTTATTTGAAATAACAGTTTCTATGCTGGAATGGATTAAAAAGTCTGGTCCTGGAGCAATGATTGCAGCAGCTTTCATCGGTCCGGGCACTGTCACAACAGCTTCTGTAGCCGGAGCTTCTTTTGGTTATACACTTATCTGGGCATTGGTGTTTTCAATTTTTGCCACTGTGGTTGTTCAGGAAATGTCCCTTCGATTGGGTGTGATCGGAAAGATCGGAGTAGGTGAAGCAGTTAGAGGGAGTGCCAAAAATAAATTTTTAAGGACATTATTTCTTGTTCTTATATTTTCGGCAATTATTATCGGCAACACAGCTTATGAGGGAGGCAATTTAAGAGGTGCTTCTTTGGGGTTTCCTGATCAGGATTTTCAATATTTAGGATTCAACTTAAATTGGGCTTTTATCCTCGCTTTTATTGCCGGTTTCACCTTCCTTTATTTTGGTAGAGTCGAATT encodes the following:
- a CDS encoding VOC family protein, with translation MSKLTPFHLAIPVDDIKKNRKFYKEVIGCSEGRSDKNWVDFDFYGHQLVIHYKPGTGDSSLHTNPVDGHDVPVPHFGVVLEWNDWHTLSERLQKEGINFEIEPHIRFQGQPGEQATMFFYDPAGNALEFKSFKDPKNLFAK